One Aegilops tauschii subsp. strangulata cultivar AL8/78 chromosome 2, Aet v6.0, whole genome shotgun sequence genomic window, TCGCCTTCCGTACTTGAGTTAACACGGCATCTTCGTTCATGCTCAGACACCATTAACTTGGCCTTCTTATGCATTATATTTTCAACATGCATGTTGTCAGCTTCTGTAGCTAAACCTTGATCCTCCATAGCAGGCTTCCCTAGCCTGTCCCAAACATTGCGGGGCCTTCTCATGGATTCTGGCACTTCACCATCATCAGTTCCCACGGCCACAGGCAAACGTCTTGTTGAGGAATTTCCTCCAAGATGCTCATCATGGGGTTCCTCTGCATTAGGTTTTCGAATAACAGTAAATCAATATCAAAGAATACCACTTTTGATCTTTTGGCAAACAGCCGACCCCAAAACTTAAACCCAGGACTGCTAGTGTAGTTTCCCGAATCAATGCAGTACAGAAAGGAATATGGATCAGCTCAAGGTAGTATTAGTAATTTTGGTAGTTACCATTTCAACTCTACAATCtattccctccgtcccataatataagaacgtttttgacattagcgtagtgtcaaaaacgttcttatattatgggacagagggagtagtattcAAGGATAAGGAATGTTGAGAAACATAACATGGATTCCCTGACTCCATGCCATAGGATCAAAGTCCGTACAAAttgcaaaatcatatagttttttttaaatatagtttgccaaAAAAAAAAGATACTTCCTCCGTTCTTTTTTATAAGACGTTTTGGACAGCTGACATTGAACTGTTTTGGGCATTGTCTGAATTGTCTAAacgtcttataaaagtgaacagagggagtagaagaTATGCACCAAGAGAGCCATCATTTAGATCAGAGGACAACACTATGGAGTTATGTTATAAAGTCCATATATGGTATTATTGCCTTTAAGGTTGCCTCTGTAACGTACTTTGGCAGTGTGGCCATTTCTGACAAAAGCAATTATTCTCTTTTTCAATAAAAACAAGTTTGAATCCCTTCTTTGTTCAATCCATCTACAAGCAAACAGACAGAACCATTTTTCATGCAATCTCAGTTGCACCTTCAATCTTGTACTCTCATTCGGGATTGAGTTGAGACAAGCCAAACTGGACACCAAGAGCCTGAATCAGTACAACACTTCAACCAAACTGGACAGCCACATGAAAAAAGTCCTTTTAAGGGACATTTGTGAGAAACTTAGCCACTTCAACTTTCTAGAAATACATACACAACTTCCATAACTAAGGGAAATCACATGTTGCTTGTATGTATAGAACTTAAAGgcaaatgatttttcataagttAAAGTAGAATTATCAGAACCTTAACTCCATTTAAAGGCACACATAAGCATGCAAGCTAACCAGGGGATGTTAGATAAAACAAGAGCACGCACATGACCCCAAAAAAAGATTGTTTACAGACCATCTTGAATCATATTCAGGCAAGATAATTTTAACGGAGAACTATAGGGATGACCGAAGACTGTATATTTATTGATATAGAAGAAGAAAATTACAAGACTAAATACGAGGATATTTACAGAGATATTCATACAACTTTGGAAGGACATTAACCCGCAAAGTAAGAAAGCATCGTTATCTTCTTTAAAAATTGAATCGCCTAGCCTTATAGAAGCTGGTAGACATCTTTTTTAGTAGAAAAAAATGCAGCATGAAGTAAAAATACAAAGTACAAACAAAATGTTCAGATGAAAAAAAGAGAACCGGTTTTGATAAAGGGGTGTGCATGTGACATATAGATGTGGTCCAGTATAGAATACATGGCACGAGACATTTAGTACTTCTCGTGGGTGTATTGAGTAGTTTGAAGTAGTTATCATATGCCAAATGGTTCAAGAACATATTGTCCTAGAATTGAGCTGTTGCATAAGAAAAAAAATGCTTGCCTTGCATCAATGTATGTTCAGTCTTTGCAGCTACACCAGACTGCCGCACGGAGGAACTTCTGCCAGCTGTTGAACTCCAATCTTTCTGCTCTGACATAGAATCATCAAGTTAGATGCATCCTTTCCATAGCACATCCTACAAATGTAGGTACTTAACAACAGATGCATGGCCTATTGAGTATTTACCTTCTGATGCTGGCCCTCCCGATAACATTCGTCACCAGCCACCATTTTAGGGGAAATGGTAACAGTTGAACTAATGCGTCGCTGGGCCACATTTTGTCCCTTAGTTAAATCAAGCTTGTGAAGGCCATTATGCTCTTGTGGTACTAAGATATTTGAGTTTACCTGGTCAACAGTGGATGAGTTTGACTGAGTGTTCGTAAGTCATGATACGTGCATAATTTGGGCATTTTGACTTGAAAGAAGTTAACAGATGCTCAATTAAGTTGAACTAGTGGATAACTGGATATGATGAAGACAATTAAATGTTGTGTGGCGACTGATGATTGTAAGAGGAAAGAGGGTAAGATCCTTACAATATGAGCCTCCCCGGGTTGGGTTTTTGTGACCAGAAGATTTTTCTTATCATTCCGGTCCTGACTTTCATTTTCCAGTCTATGTTGCACACTAGAATCATCAGCCAGTGCTACAGCCGTTTTGCTTAGGTAACCCCAAAGCCTGCTTAGTCATGCAAAAAAACATCATGGCCTCATAAAAGTACACATATCAAGAACACAACTAATTGATTAAATGGCAGCTATAATACCATGCAACAAATTTTGCACTATCATCACCAAGAAAGGCCTCCAAATCATCGCGTGCTTGATACTGATGTTTCCCATTACAAACTAAAATTACAATGTACTCCTTTAGTCAgggagaaaagaaaagaagaattATCAGTCATTATGCAATCAACAGCTATAAAGCATCTTGTTTATATTAGCATGAAAACAAACATACCAAGAACTCAAACAGTCGAATCTTGCATATTTGGCAAAACATGCAATGAAAACTCACGGTTATCCTACCAACTAAACTAAAGAGAGTAATGTAGTCCTCAAACCTGGCATACAACATAGCAACATAGAAAACTGAGGAAGTTGCCATCTATAGCCAACATGCACTTATCAAGTGAGGACGCCAAGGTTGTGCTTCAATGTTTCTTTCTTTGAGATTATCAATCCAAGACCCAAAAAAATCTAATGAAAACACATTAGGTGTAGGCAAGAGGGAACATACacccttttcttttcttctttttttgcgggtgaaCATACACCCTTTTCGAAGGGAAATGATCACTAGATATGTGTTGAGACACTCTACTGCCCCTTCGCATGTCTTCTTATGCAAATATCCTCTTCATTATCATGAATTGGTCAAATCACCAATCTACAAATATAATTGGACAACTGAAATTGTACTGAACTACATGTGTTCACTTTATCTCAAGGTGATGTGAAAACAATACAATCCATTTTACAGCCTTcaatattactccctccattcaaaaatataagatgttttggatatttcaatatggactacatacggactgaaatgagtgaacaaacacactaaaacaTGTCTATGTGCAACCGATTCagaaaaaagttagaacatcttatatttgtgatcAGAGGGAGTATTATACAATGTCTCTACAGTCTTCCATGTCAATGAAGCAGCACCCAGAAACATCTTAATCACTTAAATAACTGGTGAAAGTTACTACTGAATAAAACTCATCATCAGTGTCCCGTCATATTTGACTCATAGATCATATAAACCTGACCACAACAATACATTTGTGCCTCAAACACGCTGGCTTTGCCACAGTTAGGTGTTAGTGGCATTGTGAACTTATGCTTTATGAAGTATCTATAGGCTTGTGTACTATAATGCTTAATTTGCAAATTGTAGGGCACAACAATGGAACAGAGGCACACAAAAAAAATGTCAATTACAAAAGGTTAATGACCTGTGAAATATGAATCAAGGTTATCAGCGAGGTAAAGAGGTAGGTATATCGAATTGATAAGGACTGTTTATGAGGGCTAAGAGAACACACTGGTCCATTATGTCAGAAAACTACTTTAAATATATCTTGGCACCACTTCTGATGCGATTGAGGCTGGGACGACCAATTAGAAGGCTCACATTTCTGAATTGAGATCCTGGGAAGTCCATACCTGACTTCTATAGAGTTCCTAGGAAAAGTTAAAACAAGCCAAATTTTCCAGATAGATAATCTAATCCATCACCTCTCCAACTTAAATTTCACTTGGGTGCCAATCACTCGACCCAGGCAGAGCATTCAACAAACAAGCACATGCATATAGTCCATTCAGAGCCACCCCAATCCCCTTGGTACAGCCCCAGACGTGGAGGCCCATCCACACTCATATCGTGACATTCCCTAGACCAATTAGCACACGGAACCACGCAGGATCGAGACACAACCGCATCCCACCAAGTATCGGCACTGGCAAGTTCTAGGGCACGCGTGCGTGCGAGAGAATGAAGGGGATATTTGGGGTGGTACCGCGAGGGTCTCGTCGGAGTAGTTGCCGAGGAATCGGGGGAGCACGTCGGCGACGGCGGAGCGGAGgtcggcggcggccggcgagcGCCGATCCATGCGGAACGACCGCTCCTCGGCAGCGAacacccgccggagccgccgctgCAGCTGCTCATCCGCATCCGCCTCCTGCCCCATCTTTCCGCCTTTTGGGAAAAGGCAGTGCCCGTGGGTGAGAATCTTCTAGCGGCTACTGGGGCCAGTCGCTACTAGTATGTGTCAGCGTCAGCCTGCGTGCGTGCGTGCAACCGGTGTGCTGTTTACCGTCCCTTCCATGCTCCCAACGTTTTTCATCGATCGTCACTTCGAGTTGTTCCAATCTTTTGAAAAAATTGGACATCGATTTCTTTTTATGGATGGAGATATCGATTGTTTACGTGTAGGGCTGCATTTTGTAGAATATTTGTCCTCTAGCCCTTTTTACTTTTTTAGGTTAAAGCTAAATGTTATTGATCAAAGCCACATGATGTGGAATGCAAAATTGATCATGGATTGGCCCGACCACAAGTGACGCCTCTACTCAAGAGATTAGCTAAGTTTTTTGCATCTAATTTGCCGCTCGACCTTTGAATAAAAGTGCAATTAAAATTTGTTGCTTGCTGCTTGATCTCCTTGATGATGTTCCCATAGCTGCTATCCATTCCTTTGTCGATGTCCTTGATCACCTGTTTCGAATCTGAAGCAACAACGAAGTTCTAGAGAAGCAAATCTTCGGCTAATGATAAAGCCTCGTGACATGCAATCCCTTCCATGTAGGagatatgacctagaggcaataataacgAGAGATATGACATGGGCCTCCTCTGTCGATCTGTAAGCTTCACTCCTCAGCACCGGACCCGCTTGTCGACAAGCTCGCGAGGAAGTTGTCCACCTGCCGTGCATCAATGCTCTCACTTGTTGATCGGCTATCTCTCGCTCGCCATGTGTTGTGTGCCATTCCCGCCCATATTCTGACCGCTCTCGCCCTCAATAAGTCTACGCTGGCTTGTGTGGACAATGCAAGGTCAATTGGGCGTGCGTGTGATGCCCGGTTCAGCTTGGGGGCCTTGGCTTCTGAGATCTCCACCGCGTCGGCATCGCCCTTCGCACTAAATGGGTATGGCTGCAGTGGACTGATGGTGGGCGCCCACCTCCCGATCCCCGCATGAACGCCTCCACGTCCTGGATTCTAGGCAATGGCTTGAGTTGGCAATTTTTTTTACGAATCATTGGTTGGAGGTGAAAGTGCAAGTGTCACTTAAAGTATATTTGGTGTAATGAAAATATGGTTAGAGGGACTAATATTGAGTGCTAAGGTTTATCTCAGGATATTGATTCCAAGTTATCCTTGATGGAGATGTGCGACCCCCTCATTTCAAAAAGATCAAAGGCATAGTCTACCGGTGATTCGAAGGTTTTCTTTTTGGTTCGATTCAAGTCGTAGGAAAGATAacactattaagaggggtcgGTGTGGATTTGTATTGTGTGGGAATGtcattaccaaaaccaaacaccagcctactgctacttcttgagcttgtgttggtttttccttgaagaggaaagggtgatgcagcaaagtagagataagtatttctcttagtttgagaatcaaggtatcaatccaataggagacaacgcacaaatcaccgaatacctgcacaaacaatcaaacaacttgcacccaacgctataaaggggttgtcaatcccttcacagtttcttgcaaaagtgagatctggtagagatagataaacgacaaacaaacggtaaagtaaatatttttggtaattttggtttatagatcggaaagtaaaagaatgcaaaatagtagat contains:
- the LOC109762004 gene encoding uncharacterized protein isoform X2; translation: MGQEADADEQLQRRLRRVFAAEERSFRMDRRSPAAADLRSAVADVLPRFLGNYSDETLAEYIVILVCNGKHQYQARDDLEAFLGDDSAKFVAWLWGYLSKTAVALADDSSVQHRLENESQDRNDKKNLLVTKTQPGEAHIVNSNILVPQEHNGLHKLDLTKGQNVAQRRISSTVTISPKMVAGDECYREGQHQKKDWSSTAGRSSSVRQSGVAAKTEHTLMQEEPHDEHLGGNSSTRRLPVAVGTDDGEVPESMRRPRNVWDRLGKPAMEDQGLATEADNMHVENIMHKKAKLMVSEHERRCRVNSSTEGDLFDRANSGNFSSSYPDVNTAHAHEPGEKSNRSRLTGRLNFGDVERNRHQVRDVISQKSTSTPPVKSFGSQSLNEFISKVKSLPASASEPARHANSSKGHVSASDKLSQLNMRLNSGTDVLQSQQISSPAQSKSGSSVREDGGNYSNKPVKDEMLDVKLKLKQVELDMLKLRSKQAQINNGKQGALPSDEPGHPKDFQHSRSQARVKEEGCDRLGEPT